A single Tachypleus tridentatus isolate NWPU-2018 chromosome 9, ASM421037v1, whole genome shotgun sequence DNA region contains:
- the LOC143225452 gene encoding pre-mRNA splicing regulator USH1G-like — translation MSTADIKRFHRAAQDGCIDLLHQATRKDCNAPDEEGMTPTLWAAYHGHLNALRVLTGRGGNPDKCDYFGNTALHCAAAKGHINCVSFLVNFGANLWTLDNNYLSAKDVAANNNRKEILKYLDKVMDTQQKKSSKNIAKMKEKAKQDTEKRVKNLQKIQCRAIKTAEKSEKELERQQQKMFSTNILSDQSKSRPSFAGIGETLRKDSKLLYTTSPKYSDIVNINQAQSTLVLKRGQGAVSKKIQQRKAIQSDFKVREIESNGKQSVRSLSGLRRDSEVLYVPRYETQNNESAKQFPLLKNVFDGQKNFARSHSEPNIFQVGEFSQLGPSSIFERPGFGSMAFRGSLTGALLSLPDYEDNSYEDDKSKNNDLDHRNGSVNDSIGSAGSLARRHAPWDDEVILNNDDEVAHDSTPIILFLAAHGMTEYIPLFTKEKIDLESLILLTDSDLKDLGLPLGPRRKLRQALEQRKKALENPGEVTDTKL, via the exons ATGTCTACTGCGGACATAAAACGTTTCCACCGTGCTGCCCAGGACGGTTGCATTGACCTTTTACATCAAGCCACAAGAAAGGACTGTAATGCGCCAGACGAAGAAGGCATGACACCAACGTTGTGGGCAGCTTACCATGGTCACCTAAACGCGCTCCGTGTACTCACTGGCAGAGG GGGAAATCCAGacaaatgtgactattttggaaATACAGCTCTCCACTGTGCTGCAGCAAAAGGCCACATAAATTGTGTTTCATTTCTCGTGAACTTTGGTGCCAACTTGTGGACCTTAGATAACAATTATCTGTCTGCAAAGGATGTAGCAGCCAACAACAATAGAAAAGAGATCTTGAAATACCTGGACAAGgtcatggacacacaacagaagAAAAGCAGCAAGAATATTGCTAAGATGAAGGAAAAGGCTAAacaagatacagagaagagagtGAAAAATCTCCAGAAGATCCAATGTAGAGCAATCAAAACAGCTGAAAAGTCTGAAAAAGAGTTAGAGAGACAGCAACAGAAGATGTTTAGTACTAATATTCTGTCTGATCAGAGTAAATCTAGGCCCTCTTTTGCAGGTATTGGTGAGACTCTCAGAAAGGACTCAAAGCTTCTTTATACTACCTCACCAAAATACTCagatattgttaatattaacCAAGCACAGAGCACTTTGGTCTTGAAACGAGGACAGGGGGCTGTGTCTAAGAAGATTCAACAAAGAAAAGCTATTCAAAGTGACTTTAAGGTAAGGGAAATAGAAAGTAATGGAAAACAGTCTGTAAGGTCACTGTCAGGGCTTCGTAGAGATTCTGAGGTTTTGTACGTTCCCAGATACGAAACTCAGAACAATGAATCTGCTAAGCAGTTCCCTCtcctgaaaaatgtttttgatggcCAGAAGAATTTTGCTCGTTCTCATAGTGAACCAAATATATTTCAAGTTGGAGAATTTAGTCAACTAGGACCATCCAGCATTTTTGAGCGACCTGGGTTTGGTAGCATGGCATTTCGTGGCTCCTTGACTGGAGCATTGTTGTCCCTACCTGATTACGAAGACAACAGCTACGAAGATGACAAGTCTAAAAATAATGACTTAGACCACAGAAATGGTAGTGTTAATGACAGCATAGGCAGTGCTGGAAGCTTAGCTAGACGTCACGCACCCTGGGATGATGAAGTTATTCTGAACAATGATGATGAAGTTGCACATGATTCCACACCAATCATCCTGTTTCTCGCAGCACATGGAATGACTGAGTACATTCCTCTTTTCACAAAGGAAAAAATTGACCTAGAGTCTCTCATTCTATTAACTGACAGTGACTTGAAGGACCTCGGTTTGCCGTTGGGTCCCAGACGAAAGTTGAGGCAAGCATTGGAACAACGAAAAAAAGCACTAGAGAACCCAGGAGAAGTGACTGATACTAAACTGTAA